The following are from one region of the Microbacterium sp. BK668 genome:
- a CDS encoding SDR family oxidoreductase: MSETLTPLPQGALSGKTALVTGSSRGIGADTVRYFAQAGANVVINYRNKAPRAEKLAAELRELGVEALVVGADLTDLESVQAMFAEVERAFGRLDVLVLNASGGMESGMAEDYALTLNRDAQVNVLETALPVLGDGSRVVFVTSHQAHFIRTTPTMPEYEPVALSKRAGEDALRERIPELAEKGIGFVVVSGDMIEGTITATLLERANPGAIAARREDAGKLYNVAEFAAEVARAAIDPVPADNTRLVGDTESFGQE; this comes from the coding sequence GTGTCCGAAACCCTCACGCCTCTGCCCCAGGGCGCTCTCAGCGGCAAGACCGCTCTTGTCACCGGATCGTCGCGCGGCATCGGCGCCGACACCGTGCGCTACTTCGCACAGGCCGGCGCGAACGTCGTCATCAACTACCGCAACAAGGCCCCGAGGGCCGAGAAGCTCGCCGCGGAGCTGCGCGAGCTGGGCGTGGAGGCCCTCGTCGTGGGAGCGGACCTGACCGACCTCGAGTCGGTGCAGGCGATGTTCGCAGAGGTCGAGCGCGCGTTCGGCAGGCTCGACGTGCTCGTGCTCAATGCCTCCGGCGGCATGGAGTCGGGGATGGCGGAGGACTACGCCCTGACGCTCAACCGCGACGCGCAGGTGAACGTCCTCGAGACGGCGCTGCCGGTTCTGGGCGACGGCTCCCGGGTCGTGTTCGTGACCAGCCACCAGGCCCACTTCATCCGCACGACCCCGACGATGCCCGAGTACGAGCCGGTGGCGCTGTCCAAGCGCGCGGGCGAGGACGCGCTGCGGGAGCGGATCCCCGAGCTCGCCGAGAAGGGGATCGGCTTCGTCGTCGTCTCCGGCGACATGATCGAGGGCACCATCACCGCCACCCTGCTCGAGCGCGCCAATCCCGGAGCGATCGCCGCCCGCCGTGAGGACGCCGGAAAGCTCTACAACGTCGCCGAGTTCGCGGCCGAGGTGGCCCGTGCGGCGATCGACCCGGTTCCCGCAGACAACACGCGCCTCGTCGGCGACACCGAGTCGTTCGGCCAGGAGTGA
- a CDS encoding NfeD family protein, with protein sequence MELIQTIEDWAWIGWLVLILLFLVIEMLTLDFTFLMLSIGGVAGLASDLLGAPLWLQVVIAAVVAAVLVLVLRPPLLRRLRRGEDPTPSNVDALVGLGGRVLSTVSADSGQVKLSNGDIWTARAEPSFATLALEPGTAVRVSRIDGATAFVRPENTQELSA encoded by the coding sequence GTGGAGCTCATCCAGACGATCGAAGACTGGGCGTGGATCGGCTGGCTGGTGCTGATCCTGCTGTTCCTCGTGATCGAGATGCTGACCCTCGACTTCACCTTCCTCATGCTCAGCATCGGTGGGGTCGCGGGCCTCGCATCGGATCTGCTCGGTGCGCCGCTGTGGCTGCAGGTCGTGATCGCCGCTGTCGTCGCGGCCGTGCTCGTGCTCGTCCTCCGGCCGCCGCTGCTGCGGCGCCTCCGGCGAGGCGAGGATCCCACGCCGAGCAACGTCGACGCCCTCGTCGGGCTCGGCGGTCGCGTGCTGTCGACCGTGTCTGCCGACTCCGGCCAGGTGAAGCTGTCGAACGGCGACATCTGGACCGCGCGGGCCGAGCCATCCTTCGCGACCCTCGCCCTCGAGCCCGGCACCGCGGTCCGTGTCAGCCGCATCGACGGGGCCACCGCCTTCGTCCGTCCCGAGAACACCCAGGAGCTCTCCGCATGA
- a CDS encoding SPFH domain-containing protein: MNPDEFIPAAIGWVLAAAVFIFVLVVIFRSIRIIPQANAGIVERLGRYHKTLMPGLNLLVPFIDRLRPLIDLREQVVSFPPQPVITEDNLVVSIDTVVYFQVTDARAATYEIANYLGAVEQLTTTTLRNVVGGLNLEEALTSRDEINGQLRVVLDEATGKWGIRVGRVELKAIDPPISIQDSMEKQMRAERDRRAAILTAEGSKQSQILEAEGRRQAEILRAEGDKQAAVLRAQGEAEAIETVFTAIHVGNPDDKLLAYQYLQTLPKISESPSSKLWIIPSEFTEALKGVSGAFAGSIADAAKSADASARSERAAVPSAPAAEPVAPARPDATSEQPPTA; this comes from the coding sequence ATGAATCCCGACGAGTTCATCCCCGCCGCGATCGGATGGGTGCTCGCCGCCGCGGTCTTCATCTTCGTGCTGGTGGTGATCTTCCGCTCGATCCGGATCATCCCGCAGGCCAACGCCGGCATCGTGGAGCGGCTCGGGCGCTACCACAAGACGCTCATGCCGGGCCTGAACCTCCTCGTGCCGTTCATCGACCGGCTCCGCCCGCTCATCGATCTGCGCGAACAGGTCGTCTCGTTCCCGCCGCAGCCGGTGATCACCGAGGACAATCTCGTCGTCTCGATCGACACCGTCGTCTACTTCCAGGTGACCGACGCCAGGGCTGCGACGTATGAGATCGCCAACTACCTCGGCGCCGTCGAGCAGCTCACGACGACGACCCTGCGCAACGTCGTCGGCGGCCTCAACCTGGAAGAGGCGCTGACGAGTCGCGACGAGATCAACGGGCAGCTCCGCGTGGTCCTCGACGAGGCCACGGGCAAATGGGGCATCCGCGTCGGACGTGTCGAGCTCAAGGCCATCGACCCGCCGATCTCCATCCAGGACTCGATGGAGAAGCAGATGCGCGCCGAGCGCGACCGGCGGGCCGCGATCCTCACGGCCGAGGGCTCCAAGCAGTCGCAGATCCTCGAGGCCGAGGGCCGTCGCCAGGCCGAGATCCTGCGCGCCGAGGGCGACAAGCAGGCCGCCGTCCTGCGCGCTCAGGGCGAGGCCGAGGCCATCGAGACCGTGTTCACCGCGATCCACGTGGGCAACCCCGACGACAAGCTCCTCGCCTACCAGTACCTGCAGACGCTGCCGAAGATCAGCGAGAGCCCCTCGAGCAAGCTCTGGATCATCCCGAGCGAGTTCACCGAGGCGCTCAAAGGCGTGAGCGGCGCCTTTGCCGGCTCGATCGCGGATGCCGCGAAGTCGGCGGATGCCTCGGCGCGCTCCGAGCGCGCGGCGGTGCCGAGCGCACCGGCCGCGGAGCCGGTCGCGCCCGCCCGGCCCGACGCGACGTCCGAGCAGCCGCCGACGGCGTGA
- a CDS encoding glycerophosphodiester phosphodiesterase family protein yields the protein MTHPWFAGPPRPRVLAHRGLVTPDGAAAGIAENSFAAVAEAHAAGAHYVESDCHLTRDGVVVLFHDPDLSRVTGDTRRVDEVSLRTLADLMSGHGGVITLEQALDAFPDVHWNLDVKAAAAAEEVGRIVAPHAARVLVTSFSDDRRRAALAAAAAAGADLTPATSAGTSLVSRLVGAVSLRSRRVARRVLRNVDAVQVPERQGRLRIVTPRLIDYAHAAGVEVHVWTVNDPDDMTRLVTMGVDGIVTDRADVALRTLS from the coding sequence GTGACGCACCCCTGGTTCGCCGGGCCCCCGCGCCCACGGGTGCTGGCGCACCGCGGACTCGTCACTCCCGACGGCGCGGCCGCCGGGATCGCCGAGAACTCCTTCGCAGCGGTCGCCGAGGCGCACGCCGCGGGCGCGCACTACGTCGAATCGGACTGCCACCTGACGCGCGACGGCGTCGTCGTGCTCTTCCACGACCCCGACCTGTCGCGCGTCACGGGCGATACCCGACGGGTCGACGAGGTGTCGCTCCGCACGCTCGCCGACCTCATGTCCGGCCACGGCGGCGTGATCACCCTCGAGCAGGCGCTGGATGCCTTCCCCGACGTGCACTGGAACCTCGACGTCAAAGCCGCCGCCGCCGCAGAGGAGGTCGGACGCATCGTCGCACCGCACGCGGCGCGCGTCCTCGTGACGAGCTTCTCCGACGACCGGCGCCGTGCAGCTCTCGCCGCCGCCGCCGCCGCGGGCGCCGACCTGACTCCGGCAACGTCGGCGGGCACCTCTCTGGTCTCGCGGCTGGTGGGGGCGGTCTCGCTGCGAAGCCGCCGCGTCGCGCGCCGTGTCCTGCGGAACGTCGATGCGGTGCAGGTGCCCGAGCGACAGGGCCGCCTCCGCATCGTGACGCCACGGCTGATCGACTACGCGCACGCCGCGGGCGTCGAAGTGCACGTCTGGACGGTCAACGATCCGGACGACATGACGCGGCTGGTGACGATGGGCGTCGACGGGATCGTGACCGACCGCGCCGACGTCGCGCTCCGCACGCTGTCCTGA
- a CDS encoding RNA polymerase-binding protein RbpA, which translates to MADRSLRGIRLGAQSLQSEEGVVFHERAQHIYTCTSCGRDTTLTFAADAEVPESWECRTCGAEALLRIGEGTATVDHSGDKAPRSHWDMLLERRSIAELEELLEERLAYVRARRGAGEDVTVDKISA; encoded by the coding sequence ATGGCAGACCGCAGCCTGCGCGGCATCCGACTCGGCGCCCAGAGCTTGCAGAGCGAAGAGGGCGTCGTGTTCCATGAGCGCGCACAGCACATCTACACGTGCACGTCGTGCGGACGTGACACGACCCTGACCTTCGCGGCCGACGCCGAGGTTCCCGAGAGCTGGGAGTGCCGCACGTGCGGCGCGGAGGCTCTCCTGCGCATCGGCGAGGGCACCGCGACCGTCGACCACAGCGGCGACAAGGCACCGCGTTCCCACTGGGACATGCTGCTCGAGCGCCGCTCGATCGCCGAACTGGAGGAGCTCCTCGAGGAGCGCCTGGCTTACGTGCGCGCCCGCCGTGGCGCCGGCGAGGACGTGACGGTCGACAAGATCAGCGCCTGA
- the lnt gene encoding apolipoprotein N-acyltransferase — protein sequence MPDAPPLAAPVRPLLPLALALPASAAAGLVLTTAFPALSWWPMVFVAVPLALVCLVGRRVWPAFFVGFAFGAAFFFVNLGFTARYLGPVPWIALSMLEALLTAACAILLALAYAWVPRVLPGAAGRLVVLPVLVAGLWTLREEVLGTFPYGGFPWGRIGVTQADGPLADVASWVGMSGLSFLVVLVCAAAVEYVRLGRWRDLRTALPTALAIAVLVVPPQFSTTAAGSIRVGAVQGNGPAGYFDDRGPNDILRAQLEATRPLVGEGMDVLLWPEGGIDSDPTQNQATAEVLDTLAGRIGAPLLVSAVTQRGDEYFNSALLWEEGADNPVATYDKRHPVPFGEYVPDRWLYRNFAPDLIDLIQREYTPGTTSPMFDVDGVGVGLAICFDVIYDDVIWQGAQDGAEVYMFQTNNADFRGTDENLQQLAFARMRAVETGRSVVNLSTVGTSQVIAPDGTTIDGLPADAAGHMLTDVPLRTGLTPAVVLGPWIKALLAWGSLVAVAVFGVVVGVRGRAAQTTTPAPEGTGVVDV from the coding sequence GTGCCCGACGCCCCACCCCTCGCCGCGCCTGTGCGACCGCTCCTCCCGCTGGCACTGGCCCTGCCGGCATCGGCGGCCGCGGGGCTCGTGCTCACGACGGCGTTCCCGGCTCTGTCCTGGTGGCCGATGGTGTTCGTCGCGGTACCGCTCGCGCTCGTCTGCCTGGTCGGACGCCGCGTCTGGCCCGCGTTCTTCGTGGGCTTCGCCTTCGGCGCCGCGTTCTTCTTCGTGAACCTGGGCTTCACGGCCCGCTACCTCGGTCCCGTCCCCTGGATCGCCCTCTCGATGCTCGAGGCGCTCCTCACAGCGGCGTGCGCGATCCTCCTCGCGCTGGCGTATGCGTGGGTGCCTCGTGTGCTGCCGGGGGCAGCCGGCCGCCTGGTCGTCCTCCCGGTGCTCGTCGCCGGCCTGTGGACCCTCCGCGAGGAGGTGCTCGGCACCTTCCCCTATGGCGGATTCCCGTGGGGCAGGATCGGGGTGACGCAGGCCGACGGCCCGCTCGCGGACGTCGCATCGTGGGTCGGGATGTCGGGACTGTCGTTCCTCGTCGTGCTCGTGTGCGCCGCCGCCGTGGAGTACGTCCGCCTCGGTCGATGGCGGGACCTCCGGACCGCCCTCCCCACGGCGCTCGCGATCGCCGTGCTGGTCGTGCCGCCCCAGTTCTCGACGACCGCGGCCGGAAGCATCCGCGTCGGGGCTGTGCAGGGCAACGGTCCGGCCGGATACTTCGACGACCGCGGGCCGAACGACATCCTGCGCGCCCAGCTCGAGGCGACGCGACCGCTCGTCGGTGAGGGGATGGACGTCCTGCTCTGGCCCGAGGGGGGCATCGACTCCGACCCGACGCAGAATCAGGCGACGGCGGAGGTCCTCGACACGCTGGCCGGCCGTATCGGCGCACCGCTTCTGGTGAGCGCCGTCACGCAGCGCGGCGACGAGTACTTCAACTCGGCCCTGCTCTGGGAGGAGGGCGCCGACAATCCCGTCGCCACGTATGACAAGAGGCATCCCGTGCCGTTCGGGGAATATGTGCCCGACCGGTGGCTCTACCGCAATTTCGCCCCCGATCTCATCGACCTCATCCAGCGGGAGTACACGCCGGGCACGACGTCGCCGATGTTCGACGTGGACGGCGTCGGGGTCGGGCTCGCGATCTGCTTCGACGTCATCTACGACGACGTGATCTGGCAGGGCGCCCAGGACGGTGCCGAGGTCTACATGTTCCAGACCAACAACGCCGACTTCCGCGGAACGGACGAGAACCTCCAGCAGCTGGCCTTCGCCCGCATGCGGGCCGTCGAGACGGGACGGTCGGTGGTGAACCTCTCCACGGTCGGCACGAGCCAGGTGATCGCGCCGGACGGGACGACGATCGACGGCCTCCCGGCCGACGCGGCAGGGCACATGCTGACGGACGTGCCTCTGCGCACCGGGCTCACGCCCGCCGTGGTCCTGGGCCCGTGGATCAAGGCTCTTCTGGCGTGGGGGAGCCTTGTCGCGGTCGCCGTCTTCGGAGTCGTCGTCGGGGTCCGCGGGCGCGCCGCGCAGACGACGACGCCGGCCCCCGAAGGGACCGGCGTCGTCGATGTCTGA
- a CDS encoding DEAD/DEAH box helicase — translation MPSPAERYARAREERAHPLTAAFAASQRFTLDPFQIAGCQALEEGRSVLVAAPTGAGKTIVGEFAVHLAMRDASDRRHPSKAFYTTPMKALSNQKFRELVDVYGPDDVGLLTGDTNINGNARIVVMTTEVLRNMLYADSPALRGLDFVVMDEVHYLADRFRGAVWEEVIIHLPAGVRLVSLSATVSNAEEFGDWLDTVRGDTEVIVSEVRPVPLEQHVLVRGDLLPLFDDRAGIATAQVNQELMRIRSFKGPTYENNRRAQAGRSAGHRSGGGYEASRRRPAKGNQRPVRSANVQRIERLDRPDVVKLLERANLLPAIFFIFSRAGCDGAVQQVRRSGVRLTTPDERREIRAVVEDRTRSLLDEDLAVLGYYEWVDNLERGVASHHAGLLPAFKEVVEELFQRKLVKAVFATETLALGINMPARTVVLEKLEKFNGEARVAITSGEYTQLTGRAGRRGIDVEGHAVIQWTEGLDPQAVAALASRRTYPLNSSFRPTYNMAVNLIDQFGRARAREILESSFAQFQADRAVVGLARQVREKEESLAGYQKAMICDRGDFGEYSRIRRELSDLEKINRKDVTAGRATRDQRQRRIASLRTQMQRHPCHGCPDREQHARWAERYWKLKRTVDGLRRQIETRTGTVARIFDRVVDVLSELDYVRVGDDDATSLTAAGRTMRRIYGERDLLVAESLRTGIWDQLDAASLAALACSLVYEPRRDEGGPGEQRLPRGPFRTALSATEDLWQRLDDLEQDHHLPGTEPIATGLAQAMHSWAKGVPLDRVLAEADMAAGDFVRWSKQTIDLLDQLSLVAESGLASTARRALDAVRRGIVAYSSV, via the coding sequence ATCCCGAGCCCGGCCGAGCGGTACGCGCGGGCCCGCGAAGAGCGTGCGCATCCCCTCACGGCCGCCTTCGCGGCATCCCAGCGCTTCACCCTCGATCCCTTCCAGATCGCCGGATGCCAGGCCCTCGAGGAGGGTCGCAGCGTGCTCGTCGCCGCGCCGACGGGTGCCGGGAAGACCATCGTGGGCGAGTTCGCGGTCCACCTCGCCATGCGGGATGCCTCGGATCGGCGGCATCCGTCGAAGGCGTTCTACACGACCCCCATGAAAGCGCTGTCGAACCAGAAGTTCCGCGAGCTCGTCGATGTGTACGGACCCGACGACGTCGGCCTTCTCACCGGCGACACGAACATCAACGGCAACGCTCGGATCGTCGTCATGACGACCGAGGTGCTGCGCAACATGCTCTACGCCGACTCGCCGGCCCTCCGTGGGCTCGACTTCGTCGTGATGGACGAGGTCCACTACCTCGCGGACCGGTTCCGCGGCGCCGTGTGGGAGGAGGTCATCATCCACCTGCCGGCGGGGGTGCGCCTGGTCTCGCTCTCGGCCACCGTGTCCAACGCCGAGGAGTTCGGCGACTGGCTCGACACCGTGCGCGGCGACACCGAGGTCATCGTTTCCGAGGTGCGTCCCGTGCCGCTCGAGCAGCATGTGCTCGTGCGCGGCGACCTGCTGCCCCTCTTCGACGATCGCGCCGGCATCGCGACGGCCCAGGTGAACCAGGAGCTCATGCGGATCCGGTCGTTCAAGGGGCCGACCTACGAGAACAACCGGCGTGCACAGGCGGGCCGCAGCGCCGGTCACCGCTCGGGCGGAGGGTACGAGGCATCCCGTCGCCGTCCGGCCAAGGGGAATCAGCGGCCGGTGCGATCCGCGAACGTCCAGCGCATCGAGCGGCTCGACCGACCAGACGTCGTGAAGCTCCTCGAGCGCGCGAACCTCCTCCCGGCGATCTTCTTCATCTTCAGCCGCGCCGGCTGCGATGGCGCGGTGCAGCAGGTGCGCCGCTCGGGCGTGCGCCTCACGACGCCCGACGAGCGGCGCGAGATCCGCGCCGTCGTCGAGGACCGCACGCGCTCCCTCCTCGACGAGGACCTCGCCGTCCTCGGCTACTACGAGTGGGTCGACAACCTCGAGCGCGGCGTCGCATCGCACCACGCGGGACTTCTGCCTGCTTTCAAGGAGGTCGTCGAAGAGCTCTTCCAGCGCAAGCTCGTCAAGGCCGTGTTCGCGACCGAGACTCTCGCCCTCGGCATCAACATGCCGGCGCGCACCGTCGTGCTGGAGAAGCTGGAGAAGTTCAACGGCGAGGCGCGCGTGGCCATCACCTCCGGCGAGTACACGCAGCTCACCGGACGCGCCGGGCGCCGGGGCATCGACGTCGAGGGGCACGCCGTCATCCAGTGGACCGAGGGGCTCGACCCGCAGGCGGTCGCAGCCCTCGCCTCGCGCCGCACGTACCCGCTCAACTCCAGCTTCCGCCCGACGTACAACATGGCGGTCAACCTCATCGACCAGTTCGGTCGCGCGCGGGCCCGCGAGATCCTGGAGTCCTCGTTCGCGCAGTTCCAGGCCGACCGGGCCGTCGTGGGGCTCGCACGACAGGTGCGCGAGAAGGAGGAGTCGCTGGCGGGGTACCAGAAGGCGATGATCTGCGATCGGGGGGACTTCGGGGAGTACTCGCGCATCCGCCGCGAGCTCAGCGACCTCGAGAAGATCAACCGCAAGGACGTGACGGCCGGACGCGCGACCCGCGATCAGCGGCAGCGCCGGATCGCGTCCCTGCGCACGCAGATGCAGAGGCATCCGTGCCACGGGTGTCCCGATCGCGAGCAGCACGCGCGGTGGGCCGAACGGTACTGGAAGCTCAAGCGCACGGTCGACGGACTCCGCCGGCAGATCGAGACCCGCACGGGCACCGTCGCGCGCATCTTCGACCGGGTCGTGGACGTCCTGAGCGAGCTGGACTACGTGCGCGTCGGCGACGATGACGCGACGTCGCTCACAGCGGCCGGGCGCACGATGCGGCGCATCTACGGCGAGCGCGACCTGCTCGTGGCCGAGTCGCTGCGGACGGGGATCTGGGACCAGCTGGATGCCGCGTCCCTGGCCGCACTGGCTTGCTCCCTCGTGTACGAGCCGCGCCGGGACGAGGGCGGTCCGGGGGAGCAGCGCCTGCCCCGCGGCCCCTTCCGCACGGCCCTGAGCGCGACCGAGGATCTCTGGCAGCGCCTCGACGACCTCGAGCAGGACCATCACCTCCCGGGGACCGAGCCGATCGCGACCGGCCTCGCCCAGGCGATGCACTCGTGGGCCAAGGGCGTTCCCCTCGACCGCGTGCTGGCCGAGGCCGACATGGCCGCCGGCGACTTCGTGCGATGGTCGAAGCAGACGATCGACCTCCTCGACCAGCTCTCGCTCGTCGCCGAGAGCGGGCTCGCCTCGACGGCGCGCCGAGCGCTGGACGCCGTCCGCCGAGGCATCGTCGCCTACTCGTCCGTCTGA
- the tatC gene encoding twin-arginine translocase subunit TatC, producing MSLGAHLVELRKRLVIAALALVVGMVVAFFITDWVLWLITEPIRVIAADDGESARVELMFSTVTSAFDLRLRISFAIGLLISAPIWLWQIWAFIMPGLTRKEIKYTWGFLGAAIPLFFVGSFVGLQIMPHIVELMNTFVPEGGASFYDAQYYYDFVFKLLIVVGISFVLPVFLVALNLAGVMSGRAILKGWRVAVLIATAFAALATPAADVVSMLILAGILIVLFFAAAALSMLFDRRRTKRQAAFLPPEAPA from the coding sequence ATGTCGCTCGGGGCGCATCTGGTCGAACTGCGCAAGCGACTCGTCATCGCGGCGCTCGCCCTCGTCGTGGGCATGGTCGTCGCGTTCTTCATCACCGACTGGGTGCTGTGGCTCATCACCGAGCCGATCCGCGTCATCGCGGCTGATGACGGCGAGTCCGCCCGCGTGGAGCTGATGTTCAGCACCGTGACCTCCGCCTTCGACTTGCGCCTGCGCATCTCGTTCGCCATCGGCCTGCTGATCTCGGCGCCGATCTGGCTGTGGCAGATCTGGGCCTTCATCATGCCGGGGCTCACGCGCAAGGAGATCAAGTACACGTGGGGCTTCCTCGGCGCCGCGATCCCGCTCTTCTTCGTCGGCAGCTTCGTGGGCTTGCAGATCATGCCCCACATCGTCGAGCTCATGAACACGTTCGTGCCGGAGGGCGGCGCGTCGTTCTACGACGCGCAGTACTACTACGACTTCGTGTTCAAGCTGCTCATCGTCGTCGGCATCTCGTTCGTCCTGCCGGTGTTCCTCGTCGCGCTGAACCTCGCCGGCGTCATGTCGGGGCGCGCGATCCTCAAGGGCTGGCGGGTCGCGGTGCTCATCGCGACGGCGTTCGCGGCGCTGGCGACCCCCGCGGCCGATGTCGTCAGCATGCTGATCCTCGCCGGCATCCTCATCGTGCTGTTCTTCGCCGCGGCGGCGCTGTCGATGCTGTTCGATCGCAGGAGGACGAAGCGTCAAGCCGCCTTCCTGCCCCCGGAGGCGCCCGCGTGA
- the tatA gene encoding twin-arginine translocase TatA/TatE family subunit codes for MFSNLNGWHLLILLAVILLLFGAAKLPALAKSVGQSARVFRGEMKAMKEEDEKPSAADGTASSTATDAAAAPATTRPADTPDTKP; via the coding sequence ATGTTCAGCAACCTGAACGGCTGGCACCTTCTCATCCTGCTCGCCGTCATCCTGCTCCTGTTCGGCGCTGCGAAGCTTCCCGCCCTCGCCAAGAGCGTCGGCCAGTCCGCCCGCGTCTTCCGCGGCGAGATGAAGGCGATGAAGGAGGAGGACGAGAAGCCGTCCGCCGCCGACGGAACCGCATCGTCGACGGCCACGGACGCGGCGGCGGCACCGGCGACGACGAGGCCCGCCGACACGCCGGACACCAAGCCGTAG
- a CDS encoding WYL domain-containing protein gives MTSRRPLIATDRAAIMLQLVPYLIGKGEVSVEEAADEFDVTPDQMRTMVEKLTVIGLPGERGYWQMANDLFDIDWDLLDERGLIVITNSVGLERSPKLTAREAAALLAGLQVARAIPGVGDTDLFGGLLAKLSRGAAARPADVIVAPEPVDAVRDTVAAAVREGVAVSFTYKAPDAAPTTRTVDPVKIQIASDQWYLQGWCHMREAMRTFHLDRVSDMRLTDIPVTHAEEQAPGWFQSTGDEVVARVRFPSAVAPLLGEYLDRAEVVEEADGVLLATMRIADEVSLRRLAARRGGALEILEPAGARRAAADWARAGLDQYP, from the coding sequence ATGACGTCTCGCCGGCCCCTCATCGCGACCGACCGTGCCGCCATCATGCTGCAGCTGGTCCCTTACCTCATCGGAAAGGGCGAGGTCTCCGTCGAGGAGGCCGCCGACGAGTTCGATGTCACGCCCGACCAGATGCGGACCATGGTCGAGAAGCTGACCGTCATCGGGCTTCCCGGCGAGCGGGGCTACTGGCAGATGGCCAACGACCTCTTCGACATCGACTGGGACCTGCTCGACGAGCGCGGACTCATCGTCATCACCAACTCGGTCGGCCTCGAGCGCTCGCCCAAGCTGACCGCGCGCGAGGCCGCCGCGCTCCTGGCCGGTCTCCAGGTCGCCCGCGCCATCCCCGGGGTCGGAGACACCGACCTGTTCGGGGGGCTCCTCGCCAAGCTGTCCCGTGGCGCGGCCGCGCGGCCCGCGGACGTGATCGTCGCTCCTGAGCCGGTCGACGCCGTGCGCGATACGGTCGCGGCGGCGGTCCGGGAGGGGGTCGCGGTCTCGTTCACCTACAAGGCTCCGGATGCCGCGCCCACGACCCGCACGGTCGACCCGGTCAAGATCCAGATCGCCAGCGACCAGTGGTATCTGCAGGGCTGGTGCCACATGCGCGAGGCGATGCGCACGTTCCATCTCGACCGCGTCAGCGACATGCGCCTCACCGACATCCCGGTCACGCACGCCGAGGAGCAGGCGCCCGGGTGGTTCCAGTCCACCGGCGACGAGGTCGTGGCGCGCGTCCGCTTCCCGTCCGCCGTCGCGCCCCTCCTCGGGGAGTACCTCGACCGCGCAGAGGTCGTCGAGGAGGCCGACGGGGTCCTGCTGGCGACCATGCGCATCGCGGACGAGGTCAGCCTCCGTCGGCTGGCGGCGCGGCGCGGGGGAGCGCTGGAGATCCTGGAGCCGGCGGGCGCGCGGCGGGCCGCGGCCGACTGGGCGCGCGCCGGGCTCGATCAGTACCCCTGA
- a CDS encoding WYL domain-containing protein: protein MPAKAPVRNPPEERLVNLVVALMATEQGLTKDTILSSVSGYREQSEAGASKDALEKMFERDKESLRGLGVPIETIGDRADPDDLREARYRVPTAEYELPEDIEFTPAEIALLNLAGGVWSESSMSAEARSGLRKIRALGIAVEDPIIGYSPRISLRDPSFPALQQAIEQSRVVTFPYLKPGEEAPRLRRVQPLALVEYEARWHVFGYDLNVGADRTFLLSRIVGDVEATREAFDPALRDGAGERALADLEALAERQLALLEVNPGTEAALRLSRRSRPAAQGIRVPYVDVHFFADELASYGPEVRVVEPGDLRDQVVARLRATLQVHEGVV from the coding sequence GTGCCCGCGAAAGCCCCCGTCCGCAACCCGCCCGAGGAGCGGCTCGTCAACCTCGTGGTCGCCCTGATGGCGACGGAGCAGGGCTTGACGAAGGACACGATCCTCAGCTCGGTCTCGGGGTACCGCGAGCAGAGCGAGGCGGGTGCGTCCAAGGACGCTCTCGAGAAGATGTTCGAGCGCGACAAGGAGAGCCTGCGCGGCCTCGGCGTGCCGATCGAGACGATCGGCGACAGGGCCGACCCGGACGATCTGCGTGAGGCCCGCTACCGGGTCCCGACGGCCGAGTACGAGCTGCCGGAGGACATCGAGTTCACCCCGGCGGAGATCGCCCTGCTCAACCTCGCCGGAGGAGTCTGGAGCGAGAGCTCGATGTCGGCCGAGGCGCGCAGCGGACTTCGCAAGATCCGGGCGCTCGGGATCGCGGTGGAGGACCCGATCATCGGCTACTCGCCGCGCATCAGTCTGCGGGACCCGTCCTTCCCGGCTCTGCAGCAGGCGATCGAGCAGAGCCGCGTCGTGACGTTCCCGTACCTGAAGCCGGGGGAGGAGGCACCGCGCCTGCGTCGGGTGCAGCCTCTCGCCCTCGTGGAGTACGAGGCGCGCTGGCATGTCTTCGGCTACGACCTCAACGTCGGGGCGGATCGCACGTTCCTCCTCTCGCGCATCGTGGGCGACGTCGAGGCGACGCGGGAGGCGTTCGACCCCGCCCTTCGCGACGGGGCGGGGGAGCGCGCGCTCGCCGACCTCGAGGCCCTCGCCGAACGGCAGCTCGCGCTGCTCGAGGTGAACCCCGGCACCGAGGCGGCTCTGCGCCTGAGCCGGCGCTCGCGTCCCGCTGCGCAGGGCATCCGGGTGCCCTACGTCGACGTGCACTTCTTCGCCGACGAGCTGGCGTCGTACGGACCGGAGGTGCGGGTCGTGGAACCCGGAGACCTGCGCGACCAGGTCGTCGCCAGGCTGCGTGCGACCCTCCAGGTGCACGAGGGCGTCGTATGA